One segment of Carya illinoinensis cultivar Pawnee chromosome 13, C.illinoinensisPawnee_v1, whole genome shotgun sequence DNA contains the following:
- the LOC122292742 gene encoding protein SENSITIVE TO PROTON RHIZOTOXICITY 2-like, whose amino-acid sequence MLSRSTSTPCFPKVSSQGLQMYSMTAEEVASSSLDANSGSDSHRNSLLCSFSILKDKVHQVQSLISILISPNHSQTESSTCLATATVNTVIQEIIMTASSIMFTCQQMALGSTSGCTSNDEILYGQQQRQSGFPQPNFGGNSNTVGNIGQEREQTQRSFYTGDTLDNWDAETCNVFGNIKDDNRSVIVGNNRVEGRSSEVPQVMGVTNNELAFIKVLSSKSDDIIELEAADLLAKYTHYCKVCAKGFKRDANLRMHMRAHGDEYKTSAALSNPMKNESTSDNKEGSTIFPRKYSCPQEGCRWNRKHAKFQPLKSLVCVKNHYKRSHCPKLYVCKRCSQKQFSVLSDLRTHEKHCGDDQKWQCSCGTTFSRKDKLMGHVALFIGHTPAITSLTKLEKMEPQALKQCR is encoded by the coding sequence ATGCTTTCAAGGAGTACCAGTACTCCTTGCTTCCCGAAAGTCTCGTCACAAGGGCTGCAGATGTACTCTATGACGGCCGAAGAGGTTGCTTCTTCCTCTCTTGATGCAAACTCGGGCTCAGATTCTCATCGAAACTCTCTTCTCTGCAGTTTCTCCATTCTCAAGGACAAGGTTCATCAGGTGCAGTCCCTGATCAGCATCCTCATCTCCCCAAATCACAGCCAAACCGAATCTTCAACATGCTTAGCCACAGCCACCGTGAATACTGTAATCCAAGAAATTATCATGACAGCTTCCTCAATAATGTTCACTTGCCAACAAATGGCTCTTGGTTCTACGTCCGGTTGCACTAGCAACGATGAAATATTGTACGGCCAGCAGCAGCGTCAAAGTGGATTTCCTCAACCAAACTTTGGCGGAAACAGTAATACTGTTGGAAACATAGGCCAAGAAAGAGAGCAAACACAGCGAAGCTTCTACACTGGTGACACGCTTGATAATTGGGATGCTGAAACCTGTAATGTTTTCGGGAATATTAAGGATGATAATCGAAGTGTCATCGTTGGAAACAACAGAGTGGAAGGAAGATCATCAGAAGTGCCTCAAGTAATGGGAGTTACTAATAACGAATTAGCATTCATAAAAGTGCTTTCATCAAAGAGTGATGATATCATTGAATTGGAGGCTGCCGATTTGTTGGCTAAGTACACACATTATTGCAAAGTTTGCGCAAAAGGGTTCAAGAGAGACGCCAACTTGCGAATGCACATGAGGGCTCACGGAGACGAATACAAGACCAGTGCTGCTCTAAGCAACCCCATGAAGAATGAAAGCACGTCGGATAACAAGGAGGGTTCGACTATATTTCCGAGGAAATATTCGTGTCCACAAGAAGGGTGCAGGTGGAATCGAAAGCATGCGAAGTTCCAGCCTCTGAAGTCCCTGGTTTGCGTGAAGAATCACTACAAGAGGAGCCATTGCCCGAAGTTGTACGTTTGCAAGAGATGCAGCCAGAAGCAGTTCTCGGTGCTATCTGATCTACGAACACACGAGAAGCACTGCGGGGATGATCAGAAGTGGCAGTGCTCATGTGGGACAACATTTTCACGGAAAGACAAACTCATGGGTCATGTTGCTTTGTTTATTGGGCACACGCCGGCAATTACGTCATTGACCAAGCTGGAGAAAATGGAGCCTCAGGCCCTCAAGCAGTGCAGATAA
- the LOC122291038 gene encoding uncharacterized mitochondrial protein AtMg01250-like, producing MAFKLDMSKAYDCVEWSFLAAVMRKLGFSNSWVSLVLKCISSVSYSILLNGEPQGFFMPTRGLRQGDPLSPYLFILCAEALSCLILKADFEGSISSVPMGKGLIKVNHLFFADDSLIFCKANSLEWSRLMRILTQYELASSQKLNKEKSLIYFSKNTPTENKSTILQIAGVNAIGSFENTLAFLPWWGKPRLHPSTT from the coding sequence ATGGCTTTCAAactagacatgagcaaggcatacGATTGTGTGGAATGGAGCTTTTTGGCAGCAGTAATGagaaaattgggttttagtAACAGTTGGGTCTCTTTGGTCCTGAAATGCATCTCCTCAGTCTCCTACTCTATCCTTCTAAATGGTGAACCTCAAGGCTTCTTCATGCCCACTCGAGGattaaggcaaggggaccccctCTCCCCTTACCTTTTCATCCTCTGTGCAGAAGCATTATCATGCCTCATTCTCAAGGCAGATTTTGAAGGAAGTATCTCAAGTGTCCCAATGGGCAAAGGCCTTATCAAAGTAAACCAtctcttttttgcagatgatagtttgATATTTTGCAAAGCCAACTCCCTTGAGTGGAGTAGACTAATGAGGATTTTGACCCAATATGAACTAGCCTCTAGCCAGAAGCTCAACAAAGAAAAATCCTTAATCTACTTCAGCAAGAACACACCAACTGAAAACAAGAGTACAATTCTGCAGATAGCTGGAGTCAATGCAATAGGATCTTTTGAAAATACCTTGGCCTTCCTACCATGGTGGGGAAAACCAAGATTGCATCCTTCCACAACTTAA